The following nucleotide sequence is from Pithys albifrons albifrons isolate INPA30051 chromosome 2, PitAlb_v1, whole genome shotgun sequence.
TAATGTAACTGATCACTTGGTTAACTCAGTATCACTGATGCACATGTTTTTGTTCTCCCATAGAGGCTTACGGCTAATGCAGGAGGTAAACAGCGTAGCAGACTGTCCATTATGGCTCAGCATCTCTGCAATGTTGAAAACTGTTTTGTAATTCCAGGTGCAGCCTTTGTTCCAAAGCCAAAGGTaggttttcctctgtttttatggggggttttttggtaaTTTGTAAGTCAAGCAATGTATTTGATTTTGACTAAGGAACAGAGATGGCTGCTCTATCTCCATACTATGAAGTGATGTGAAATTTCTAGAAACAAAATGTTCTTACTCTTAAGAAGgtgcttttctttctggttcCTCAGATCTTGGCTTTGGCTTTCAAACCTATTTGCAAGATCAGTGTTCTTCTTTGGGTGTTTCTGGAGAGGGAGATTAGGATTTAGTGGCAGGATAGTCTGCTAGGATTGTAGCATTTTTGCAAAGCTTGCTATTTTACGTTTTGTATTTATAAAACGAGTCTTTTGAAAGACTGTGAtaagaaaagcttttaatttgtcATCTTTGTCAAAGATCTCTATTTGTATTGTGTCTATAATCTTTGTTTCATCCTAGtcatttttaacatattttacTCCCTCCTATTTGCTATAACACTTTGTCACCTGTATTCTACtgcatgttttaaaaagtaagtTTTTTCTGCCTCCTATCTGTGAGGTAGAGTGAGTGGGGAAAGTCTAATGTTGCCCCCTTATCTACTGCCACTGATTTTATTATGATTACAGGAATCAAAAATCAATAAATTAATCAGTATTTTGGACAGGAATGCTTTTtcagttgtgggtttttttgtaaaatctTGTGTTTGACATTAAAAGTCTGTTTCCCCTGAAAGCACATGGAAAACATAGGATTGTAGAAATActtgggttgaaaggaaccACTAAAGGTCATCCAGACCCATCCACATGCAATGAGCAGGAGCATCTTCAACTAGGTCAGGCTGGTCAGAGCTCAGTCCAATCTGAGCTTGAacgtttccagggatggggcagccaccaTCACTCTGGGcaacatttcagtattttaccactttcattgtaaaaaatttcttctctttttctaatCTAAATCAACCCTGTTTTGTGTCCTAGCAAACAGCTGGTTTGTTTCAGAAATGAACTTGTAGTTTGTGACAATCCCTCTTAAACTAGTTGGTTCAgctcttcattttattttgtttccctcTTATCACAGTCACTCTGTCCTTTTACTTTTCAGGCATACTCTTGAGAACGAACCTTTGGAAGGTTGTCTCTCTCATTTGTAACAATGAATTTCAAGGCTTCTACCTGGGCATATTCTGATGATGACTTAAAATTCTGTAAATACTTTTCAAGCAAGTAACCATTCAAACATGTTAAATTCCTAGTTCTGACAGCAGTCTGTAGTGAAGAAAAATGTCCATGCttaagaaattgtattttttttctttgagttttTGGAgtaggttttcttttcctttctcctaactgaaggaaaaataattttgggatGCCATCTCACTgtcaaataaatgaaatagtTTTAAGTAAGGCCAAAATTCCAATTTTGTATTAGTGGTTTCTCAGTGGTGGATACAATTTGAGTACTAGTAGAGCTAGTTAGTCAAAAGTCTTGTGCAGATTGTGTCTCAGAATTGGGAAGCTGTAACTGTATTCCCATTTTCCTGTACTGAAAAGGTGATAGTTGACCAAGAGAGAGGCAACTCACAAAGTTGTGATGAATATTTTAGTATAAACACATCCTACAGTCAGTTGGTACTCTGTTGAATAAAAAAGCTGTACCACTAAAGGcaagcatatttttaattaatgtatttCTTCGAGTTAAAACAAGAATTGCTTATattgcaaaagcagaaaatactattttttcagACAGATATGTTTTCATATGTTTTCAgtatattttgtttccttcaaaCTCCTGTTGTAGATTGATCTTCTATTctgttcttgtttgttttgctgtaaaCTGACGTGGTTTTAAATATTACCATTGCTTATAGAATCTGTTTCCTTGGAAAGCTCCTTCAGCATATTGTGAATGAAGTGGTTCTGTGCTTGATTTTAGTTTCATAGCTATACAAAGTTCTGGTACTTCTGTATAAagtttcaggaagaaaaatctgCAGCGCATGGAACCGATGAATACTTCATTTTGCTTCTAGGATGCAGTTACTGCCTTTCTCTTATGCCCTCctggaaaaatgctttttggTTATAATTTTCCAAACATTAGTTTTAATTCACACACATAGCAATGCTCACGGCTTAGTGCCATGTCGAACCCCTTACTAAAGGTGGAGATGCATGTTTGTGAGAATGAGTTGTTTACCTCAGTTCTCACAATATATGAATATTATTTCAACCATACTGTGAATGTTGAGACATAAAAGACTCTTGGTTTATGGAATAGGGTGATGCTATAGGACACTGTgtctaggaaaagaaaattcagctttttgaTCATACTTAAGTCTCTGGAATACCAAATAAAGTAGCATTAGGAATAATACAAAACAAGTTCATTGATTAATACATAGGAAACTCAAGCTGTAATGGTACTAAAAAAAGCAAGATATAATGCCATTCTATgtataaagaatgaaaaatgtagACTCTCTGTGAATAAAGACTCTTTACATAATAGGTTCATAAAACTCCACTTCCGCAAATGCTGTAATGGAAGATCTTACTTTTTCCAACATATTAAACATATGATGTTTATGGTCCTTCATACTGTTTAGCAAATTTCAGGCTAATAACATGGGAAATGAAAGTTGTGTATAAATACACAGAGTAAATAGGAGTTGGTTTTATTGACAGACTTGTCCAGCATTATCATATTCCTAAATTTAAACACTTGTATCTCTTTTCATTCATCAATATGGTTGTTGTTTAGGGAAGTATTTAGATAGAATATGCTTTGCCAATGACcactagaaaaaaaagtttgtgtggtgaaagaaaaggttaaaaGATTTAAGATAATTATTCAAAATAAGGtagttaagaaaataaatgaagaagCTGTCTCTTTATCACTGTTAGATGCTATATTTTAGAGTACATGGAATACATGGAAGTGGGTCTGGAACAGACCTTACAGGAATAATTTAAAGGATTTATAAAGTTATTTTAGAAGGTCAGAACTGTAGAAGACAGTAAGTGGTAGCTGTATTATTTGACCTGTTAATAGCTCCTTTCAGCAGTTTACTTTGTATCCTGTTTGTTGCAGTTTGCAGGTGTTTTCAGAGTTACACTTATTATTGTTGTATTGCTCCTCATATCTAACATTCATTGTGCAGTGATAGATTAGTAGCAATTGGTGAATGTCCCGCAGACATTTCTTTAACAATACTTAATGAAACCCACAGCGGGTGTCAGTTTGGGGTGAGAGAGCTGTGTTTGGCAAGATCTGAATAATACTGCTGATTCTTCAGCCCAAAAAGCAGAGTATAACAGTGCAGCTAAAGTTTGGAACCATGGGCTTTTGTTGTGggagtttttttggtttgttgtttttttgtgtatgattcattgggtttttttactaaaTCTTGTTACCAAGGCAATTTACCATTGAAAATGAAAGGCAGATGTGTCTGCTTTATAAAAACCATTGGACTTGActtcttgtgtttgtttttccttgcaTCATAATTAAAATAgagataaaaatgtaaaatacactATAAAAAGTTATGTTATTGAAAACCACATTTGCTGTATAGaaagcagttattttttaatcatcttTGCTATAGCAAGACATCCATACATTAATTGTACAGTCAGTTATGTTTGTAAAtagttcctttttcttcagtaaaagTTACTTGGCAAGTCAGAAAGCATGGTttgaaaaatcagcaaaataaagTACTTTTTTAGCAGACAAGTATAATTtcctacttttttcctttttctgggTGCCCCTATAAATTAAATACCTTGCGTAAACATAACTGCAACCCAGATGTAGGAAAAGTTAAATGCTCTGTTACACATTCTTTGAAATAATCAAACTACACTTAGCACACAAAAAACCCTTTGAATGGATAGAAATACTTCAATGAATAGAAATAACTATTTACACATAGTCCTTCAGGTTATAACCTGCAttgctgtcctgctctgtggatGGGAAATGGTGCTGCTTTGGAGGGTAAATCCatgctccttgctgctttttaaaacaggaaGAGCAGAAAATCACACCTGCAATAAGCAGAAAGCCTGCTGAAATGAATCCTGTATAAACCGCTCCTCCTGGTTCATGTTTGCTGCTCTCCGGAATGGTCTGGTCcagaaaatttgaaataatttctcttgtGTACCAGGATGTAGGTACTAATCCAGAAATTCCTGCAAGAATGAAGCAGACTCCTCCAGCAAAACAAGCATGActtttgctgtcactgtcccctcccaactTTGTGCATTTCATTCCAACTGTAGTGATGCAGATCCCAAAGGCTGATAGGATACAAGACAGTACCATGGTGGTCCGTGCAGCCTGGATGTAGACGGGGAGAGAGAGGATGGAGTATTTTAGGCTGCAGCTAAACATCCCAGTGCTGTACCATGTGCAGTCCATCCAAAGTCCTTGCATCTGTGTTATAGCTGTTATGATATTTGAGCCAACGTCTGCATTTACCTTCCAGTTTGGTAGCAGCGTGGCTGCGATATCtccaaaaacaccaaacaatgccagaataaaagcaaagaactgCAGACTTGCTGATGCCATGATGGTTGTCTGCTGTCACCTTTTGTCTGCCCTTTCTCTCGCGAAAATGAGTGGTAGCTTCGTAGCCAAGCTGTAGCCCTGTGTGTAATAGGGAAgaaaggaggggggaggagaagtgcaagggggaaagaaaaagaaatcagaaaacacaaaactgcCTCCGTTTAAAATTAGAGCTATCTGAATGAGTATCTGAACATgaccctgcagcagctgagcagctgtACAAAAGGTACTTGAAAAGAAATGATGGCAAGTGGGCAGTGTATTAGAATGGCTTGTAAaaaaggagctgctgccctttcATACATTATTGCAAACCATCCAGCAAAACTTACTTTACTGCAGTTGGTTTTGATAATACCATAAAGATTGCAGGTTTACTAAATAAATATGCAATGTAAATGGAAGGTTAGGAATTTGCAGATTAGAAGTCATTGGGGTAGAAAAACACTAGTAGAAAATATATTCTATTCCTCAAGTACCTTATTTAAGTGTGTTGATGGCTGTTGTCAGCTCTTGTTGACTGTTCTGTAGTCATGTATGCTGTTGCATTATCTCTTGTGTAAAGTGTGGTTGAAGGTAACCCTTTTTCTGTTACTTAAATATTACCTGTTCAAATTTTTAATAACTGTTAACAAAGTTTCTTGGTTTTGAAggataaaatttaatttagtttttgcagtattttcacCATTTAGTCACGTGTGACTTTTCtaaatcagtattttattttcaatcagTGATTTCCATTCCTTGATTTAGGGCAGCAGTATTGAGCAAGTCATGAGAGAGTATGATCTGCTTCTGTctctaaaatgtctttttttaatattgatatGAAAAAACTCATTTGTGGAAGTGCATCTTTTTAATCAGTCACCTGtctgaaataatttgcaaattTGCCATGAAGTGGCAGTTtcaaaaattcattaaaaaagctTCCTGCTATTCTTGCATTAAGAGtccaattttattttgcagatgaGAACATTTTAGGCAGCACGATAACTGTGCACTTGGGAAGAcagaagtgctgctgtttcatCAGATGGACTGTTAGGAGAGCAGATGAAGAACGATGGTTTGATAGAGCTGAGAGGAGGATTAGAAGtagtgccctgccctgccttttaCGAGGGGCTGGATAATTGGCAGGTTTTGTCTTTTGTCAGTGATAGACAAAGGGTAGACCTCAGTCTGGATTATGCTTTCTAAGACATTCTGTCTAAGTATGAACAATAATATTAAAATTGGTCTTGAGCATTAGAACGTTTTTAAAAAGCCATAATAATAAAGGATAAAATTGAAATAAGTGGAACACAAAATATCTGTAGCATTGTACATTATGCATAAGACAACAAAGTTTTAATCAATATATATTCTGTAGGTCTTCAGTGGCACTACTTAACTAATTAATGTAGCTATCCTCTATAAATATGATTATATTTAGTATTATTATTCTCTATAACAGTATAATATAATCCTCTAGATCTTctataaaatacataatttatatatttatactttaatttttatattgtaCTTATTTCAAGTAATTGTTCAACAGTGTCCTAACTCTGCCCAgcatatatatattaaaaattcttACAGTTAAGGTGAGAATATTAACAgctattcattttaaaaatcttactTTAAAGACCAGCCTACTTCcaaatcccttcagtttgtTCAGACTGTGAAGACGTGCTTTGGCAAATACATATCATTTGCTGTATGGGCCCGTGGGAAAGATGGTTTAACTTCCTTTTACAGAGGGAACTGACACATCCAGATAGCTCAAAATTCTTTTGAAAGCATATTCTGAAACAGCTAATTAGGATCTTGAGTCAGCCTTTTTCattgcttcttttttaaaatttcagtataTATGAACATGCACACGTAAATGCAAAACACTGCAAATGGTAGCCATACATTACATTTAATTGGATGAACCAAGTTAAAGGCATGATAATTTCAAGTATAAGCACAAcaattgtaattaaaaatacaattatgtTTCATTCCTGTTTGTGTAGGACTTACTGCTGGATGTGAGGTCTGAGATGTTTTCTTCACTGTAGATGTCCTGGAAAATGCAGTTTCTCTTGAATGGAACTATCCCTTCTCATATAAAACTGCATTGGCATGTATTAACAAAATTTCTTGGaatgttgtggggttttttttctgttctctacAGCAAGTGCATTACTGCTGTTTGTTCTCTCTCTTAGTTCCATCTACCCGAGAATAAAGGAGCACTTTGTTTAGTGAGTTTTGTTTGAAAAACACTCggtaaggaaaagcaaagagattaTGGAATAAAATGGACGGAGGCCCTTAGTCCTAAATACATAATGATAGCCAGGTTCTATGATGAAAAGTGTGAACCGTGATTAAACACAGTAAAATTTT
It contains:
- the CLDN20 gene encoding claudin-20, with amino-acid sequence MASASLQFFAFILALFGVFGDIAATLLPNWKVNADVGSNIITAITQMQGLWMDCTWYSTGMFSCSLKYSILSLPVYIQAARTTMVLSCILSAFGICITTVGMKCTKLGGDSDSKSHACFAGGVCFILAGISGLVPTSWYTREIISNFLDQTIPESSKHEPGGAVYTGFISAGFLLIAGVIFCSSCFKKQQGAWIYPPKQHHFPSTEQDSNAGYNLKDYV